One Thalassotalea hakodatensis DNA segment encodes these proteins:
- a CDS encoding efflux RND transporter periplasmic adaptor subunit encodes MNIKQFILFVSITLTLMIAGVFTVQASGEHGHQEESTQTGEHGGRLLTTGHTALEVSFYEIGVAPEMRVYAYQGGQPISPNDVTLEVELSRLDGKQERLDFTVEQNYLVSTQSIAQPHSFDVTVKATIAAEQFQWQFEKHEGRTNLSQRAIEASNIQTQLAQAGTLEFKETLFGVIAPTVDRQYSIMSPYAGLVESILVTIGDSVKKGQAVLKIKNNKTLQSFTLYSPAAGMVTAQGVSQGERADQQALLEITDFSKVWVELSAFPENIENMAIGQQAKIYDLHHHLEAMGKVFYLAPKMTGGHIARARVLIDNPDGHWRPGMHVKADIVTGNKPVAMRVEKQAIQQLMDKPVVFARFGNTFEARPLILGEADEQWVEVLSGLTNDTEYVTTNSYVLKADVLKAGASHAH; translated from the coding sequence ATGAATATTAAACAATTTATTTTATTTGTCAGTATTACTCTGACCCTTATGATTGCCGGTGTATTTACGGTACAAGCTTCTGGCGAACACGGACATCAAGAAGAATCTACTCAAACAGGGGAACATGGTGGCCGATTATTAACAACTGGGCATACCGCGTTAGAAGTAAGCTTTTATGAAATCGGTGTTGCACCTGAAATGCGCGTGTATGCATACCAAGGTGGCCAGCCTATTTCGCCAAATGATGTTACGCTAGAGGTTGAATTGTCAAGACTAGACGGCAAACAAGAGCGTCTTGATTTCACGGTAGAACAAAACTATTTAGTCAGCACACAAAGCATCGCTCAGCCGCACTCATTTGATGTAACCGTAAAAGCGACCATTGCAGCGGAGCAATTTCAATGGCAGTTCGAAAAACACGAAGGAAGAACTAACCTATCTCAACGAGCCATTGAAGCAAGCAATATTCAAACTCAATTAGCGCAAGCTGGTACGCTTGAATTTAAAGAAACGTTATTCGGCGTTATTGCCCCTACGGTAGATAGACAATATAGCATTATGTCGCCTTATGCGGGTTTAGTTGAGTCGATTTTAGTGACGATTGGAGATAGCGTTAAAAAAGGCCAAGCCGTACTGAAAATAAAAAATAATAAAACGTTACAGTCATTTACTCTTTATAGTCCTGCGGCAGGTATGGTGACTGCACAGGGAGTTAGCCAGGGAGAACGTGCGGATCAACAAGCGTTATTAGAAATCACAGATTTTTCCAAAGTATGGGTAGAATTATCGGCATTTCCTGAGAATATTGAAAATATGGCGATTGGCCAACAAGCCAAGATATATGATTTACACCATCATTTAGAAGCTATGGGGAAAGTGTTTTATTTAGCACCGAAAATGACCGGAGGTCACATTGCTAGAGCGCGAGTATTAATTGATAACCCCGATGGCCATTGGCGTCCTGGAATGCATGTCAAAGCGGATATCGTTACCGGTAATAAGCCGGTAGCGATGCGTGTTGAGAAACAAGCGATACAGCAACTGATGGATAAACCTGTGGTATTTGCACGCTTTGGCAACACCTTTGAAGCGCGACCATTAATATTGGGAGAAGCTGACGAGCAATGGGTTGAAGTATTATCAGGCCTAACAAACGATACGGAATACGTGACCACCAATAGCTATGTTCTTAAAGCAGATGTTTTAAAAGCTGGCGCAAGCCACGCACATTGA
- a CDS encoding TolC family protein encodes MHIITALLGRATLCHLFVLLLCSKALANESLTLTDALQKSITYHPTLKRYPYEARMLDARLLQASIRPTPRLGVKLENVLGTGESQGVKSADLTLSLSQVIELGDKRSLRMALQQKKQQQSTSKYQSDRLSILTDTARKFYQVLYQQQLLTWHQKRESDIQRLFNVVKTRAKAGAVLKADISRVSYRLAELKLRKIHLQSELKAARFSLSQMWLSEPDFERVLGDTSKLPTIPSDTVWYQAVNRAPDFVLLEQQVKIQQARLAVEQANNVANITLEGGVKHNAGNNDSGVVLGFSMPLTWQKPNRGNIAMAQEKVGQLSEEQALLRQSLRNQLASLYAHMQANETIEQTLQQHLLPQAEQLLRHSESSYQNGQISVLQLLEAQESLFDAQKQLLVVRLAQYHTLLTMQRLTGKSLVADAANE; translated from the coding sequence ATGCATATTATTACTGCCCTATTAGGTAGGGCAACACTATGTCATCTGTTTGTACTGTTACTGTGCAGTAAAGCTTTGGCAAATGAATCATTAACGTTAACGGATGCGTTACAAAAGAGTATTACCTATCATCCAACGTTGAAAAGGTATCCGTACGAAGCACGAATGTTAGACGCTCGTTTACTACAAGCAAGTATACGGCCTACGCCGAGGTTAGGCGTGAAGCTGGAAAATGTTCTCGGAACAGGTGAAAGTCAAGGGGTAAAATCAGCGGACCTTACCTTGTCATTGAGCCAAGTGATTGAGCTTGGTGATAAGCGCTCATTACGTATGGCGCTACAACAGAAGAAACAACAACAAAGCACGTCGAAATATCAATCAGATAGGTTATCAATATTAACCGATACTGCGCGTAAATTTTATCAGGTGTTGTATCAACAGCAGTTGCTTACTTGGCATCAAAAACGTGAATCTGACATTCAGCGATTGTTCAACGTGGTAAAGACCAGAGCGAAAGCCGGTGCAGTGTTAAAAGCTGATATTTCTCGGGTTTCATATCGGCTGGCAGAGCTAAAACTGCGTAAAATACATTTGCAAAGCGAATTAAAGGCGGCGAGGTTTTCGCTCAGTCAGATGTGGTTATCTGAACCTGACTTTGAACGAGTACTAGGAGATACAAGCAAGCTACCGACTATTCCATCAGACACAGTTTGGTATCAAGCCGTTAATCGCGCACCTGACTTTGTGCTACTAGAGCAACAAGTAAAAATACAGCAAGCCCGGTTAGCTGTTGAACAAGCGAATAATGTGGCAAACATCACACTAGAAGGCGGTGTGAAACACAACGCGGGAAATAATGATAGTGGTGTGGTATTAGGTTTTTCAATGCCATTAACGTGGCAAAAACCGAATCGTGGCAACATCGCGATGGCACAAGAAAAAGTCGGTCAATTAAGTGAAGAACAGGCGCTTTTGCGTCAATCGTTACGTAACCAGCTAGCAAGCCTTTATGCGCACATGCAAGCAAACGAAACCATCGAACAAACCTTACAACAGCATTTATTACCTCAGGCTGAGCAGTTGTTGCGCCATAGTGAATCGAGTTACCAAAACGGCCAAATTTCTGTGTTACAGCTGCTTGAAGCGCAAGAATCGCTTTTTGACGCACAAAAACAATTATTGGTAGTACGTTTGGCACAATATCACACGCTATTAACCATGCAACGATTAACCGGTAAATCATTGGTCGCTGATGCGGCGAACGAATAA